In a single window of the Candidatus Celerinatantimonas neptuna genome:
- the luxR_2 gene encoding HTH-type transcriptional regulator LuxR — protein sequence MDTTTSVRRRTRLSPEARRKQLMECATKVFSRRGIGRAGHAEIAELANVSVATVFNYFNTREDLVDDVLTEVEKRILALVNDTFTENKAPLECIHDYVSSLVDTTFNEPDIVHIWLEWSSSVREDVWPRFTSVQSRINEIIGNSLQQGFEQDELTSAMNAGNAAQALTAAFYLAVQMVNRPDQPSRETVIDFVNDYVTSLLRPLN from the coding sequence ATGGATACCACAACTAGTGTACGCCGACGGACGCGTCTGTCCCCTGAAGCCCGCAGAAAACAATTGATGGAATGTGCAACTAAAGTATTCTCCCGCCGCGGTATTGGCCGTGCAGGACATGCTGAAATTGCAGAATTAGCAAATGTTTCTGTTGCAACCGTTTTCAACTATTTCAACACTCGAGAAGATCTTGTTGATGATGTTTTGACTGAAGTCGAAAAACGCATCCTCGCATTAGTAAACGATACGTTTACCGAAAACAAAGCACCTCTTGAGTGTATCCACGACTATGTCTCTTCACTGGTCGATACAACATTTAACGAACCTGATATCGTTCATATCTGGTTGGAATGGAGTTCTTCTGTACGTGAAGATGTATGGCCTCGTTTCACTTCTGTTCAATCTCGTATTAACGAAATCATCGGTAATTCTCTACAGCAGGGATTCGAACAGGACGAACTGACCAGTGCCATGAATGCAGGTAACGCAGCTCAGGCTTTAACTGCTGCATTTTATCTGGCCGTGCAAATGGTTAATCGCCCGGATCAACCATCTCGTGAAACAGTCATTGACTTTGTCAATGATTACGTCACATCACTGCTACGCCCGCTGAACTAA
- the hpt gene encoding Hypoxanthine phosphoribosyltransferase, whose amino-acid sequence MMKHSIELLIDAEQIDKKVKKIGAEIEERYKDKDRPLILIGLLRGSCLFLADLCRQVKRPVILDFMTVSSYGNAMQSSRDVRILKDLDDDIRDADVVIVEDIIDTGHTLSKVRELLLFRQPNSIAICTLLDKPSRREANVPVDWIGFSIPDEFVVGYGIDYAQRYRNLPFIGKVIPQ is encoded by the coding sequence ATGATGAAGCACTCTATAGAACTTTTAATTGATGCTGAGCAAATTGATAAAAAAGTCAAAAAAATTGGCGCGGAGATTGAAGAACGATACAAAGATAAGGACAGGCCATTGATTCTAATTGGGTTGTTGCGTGGTTCATGTCTTTTCCTTGCTGATTTGTGTCGTCAGGTCAAACGGCCTGTTATTCTTGATTTTATGACCGTGTCCAGTTATGGGAATGCAATGCAGTCATCCCGGGATGTTCGGATTTTGAAAGATTTAGATGATGATATTCGTGATGCCGATGTCGTCATCGTTGAAGATATCATCGATACCGGGCATACCTTGAGTAAAGTTCGGGAATTGTTATTGTTCCGTCAGCCAAATAGCATTGCTATTTGTACTTTATTGGATAAGCCATCACGGCGTGAGGCCAATGTTCCGGTAGACTGGATTGGTTTTTCGATCCCTGATGAATTTGTCGTAGGTTATGGTATTGATTATGCACAGCGTTATCGCAATTTACCGTTTATCGGCAAAGTAATTCCCCAGTAA
- the yadG gene encoding putative ABC transporter ATP-binding protein YadG, giving the protein MSSPVEIQPQALVIETLRKTYKGGVEALKGLSLNVEKGDFYALLGPNGAGKSTTIGIMTSLVNKTSGRVIIFGYDLDSQLEMAKSQVGLVPQEFNFNQFETVLQIVVQQAGYYGVKRDVANERAKVHLTRLGLWEKRHQRSRDLSGGMKRRLMIARALMHNPSLLILDEPTAGVDIELRRSMWDFLRELNEQGTTIILTTHYLEEAEMLCRHIGIIDKGELVENTTMRDLLGQLKKETFILDLAEPIFAPELKGFECHMVDSTTLEVDVLKEANLNDVFSQLSEQGIQVASMRNKANRLEELFVSLIEKGRSQG; this is encoded by the coding sequence ATGAGCAGTCCAGTGGAAATACAACCACAGGCGTTGGTCATTGAAACACTTCGTAAAACCTACAAAGGGGGCGTTGAAGCTCTCAAAGGATTGTCATTAAACGTTGAAAAAGGCGATTTTTATGCCTTATTGGGGCCCAATGGTGCGGGGAAATCGACCACTATTGGGATCATGACCTCGTTAGTAAATAAAACATCAGGCCGGGTCATTATCTTTGGGTATGATCTGGATTCCCAACTGGAGATGGCTAAATCCCAAGTGGGGTTAGTGCCTCAGGAATTTAATTTCAATCAGTTTGAAACTGTCTTGCAAATCGTTGTTCAGCAGGCGGGCTATTATGGCGTGAAACGTGATGTTGCCAACGAACGGGCCAAAGTTCATTTAACAAGGTTAGGGCTTTGGGAAAAACGTCACCAACGTTCCCGTGATTTGTCCGGGGGAATGAAACGGCGACTGATGATTGCAAGAGCTCTGATGCATAACCCGAGTCTTCTTATTTTAGACGAGCCTACGGCAGGCGTTGATATTGAGCTTCGTCGCTCTATGTGGGACTTTTTGCGGGAACTTAACGAACAGGGAACCACCATCATTCTAACAACCCATTATCTGGAAGAGGCGGAGATGCTTTGCCGTCATATTGGGATTATTGATAAAGGTGAACTGGTTGAAAATACCACTATGCGTGATTTGCTTGGCCAATTGAAAAAAGAGACATTTATTCTTGATTTAGCTGAGCCGATTTTTGCTCCGGAATTAAAGGGTTTTGAATGTCATATGGTGGACAGTACGACATTAGAAGTGGATGTACTTAAAGAAGCCAATCTGAATGATGTGTTTTCCCAACTCAGTGAGCAGGGAATTCAGGTTGCCAGTATGCGTAATAAAGCTAATCGTCTTGAAGAGCTATTTGTCTCACTGATTGAAAAAGGGAGAAGCCAGGGATGA
- the yadH gene encoding Inner membrane transport permease YadH: MNVATYWIAFQSILVKEIHRFTRIWVQTLVPPAITMTLYFVIFGSIIGHRIGYMSGVPYMQFIVPGLIMMSVITNSYSNVASSFFSAKFQRNIEEMLVAPVPNYVIILGFIGGGMARGLCVGLLVTLVSLFFVPFHVHSVSIVVLTVCFTSAVFSLGGLINAIYAQSFDDISIVPTFVLTPLTYLGGVFYSISLLPGFWRGVSHFNPVVYMVSAFRYGFLGIKDVPLYFSFAVLSAFIIGLFIWAYILIQRGYGLRS, encoded by the coding sequence ATGAATGTAGCTACTTATTGGATTGCCTTTCAGAGTATTCTGGTTAAAGAGATCCATCGATTTACCCGGATCTGGGTGCAGACACTGGTGCCTCCTGCTATTACGATGACGCTCTATTTTGTGATCTTCGGGAGTATTATCGGTCACCGGATTGGCTATATGTCGGGCGTTCCGTATATGCAGTTTATTGTTCCGGGCCTTATTATGATGTCAGTTATTACGAATTCTTATTCGAATGTTGCATCATCCTTTTTTAGCGCTAAATTTCAACGGAATATAGAGGAAATGCTTGTCGCTCCGGTACCTAATTATGTGATTATACTGGGATTTATCGGAGGCGGAATGGCTAGAGGGCTTTGTGTAGGATTACTTGTAACACTGGTTTCTTTATTTTTTGTTCCGTTTCATGTCCATAGTGTGTCAATTGTGGTTTTGACGGTTTGTTTTACTTCCGCTGTATTCTCTTTAGGTGGATTAATCAATGCGATTTATGCGCAGTCGTTTGATGATATCAGCATTGTTCCGACCTTTGTATTGACGCCACTGACCTATCTGGGTGGGGTGTTCTACTCCATTTCGCTTTTGCCAGGATTTTGGCGTGGTGTATCGCATTTCAACCCAGTCGTGTATATGGTCAGTGCCTTTCGGTATGGATTTTTAGGCATCAAAGATGTCCCATTGTATTTTTCGTTTGCCGTATTATCGGCGTTCATCATTGGCTTATTTATTTGGGCTTATATTTTAATTCAGCGTGGTTATGGATTACGAAGTTAA
- the trmB_2 gene encoding tRNA (guanine-N(7)-)-methyltransferase, whose amino-acid sequence MDYEVKQTGNSRWVVSTQPDIHPNLVKVVERHRLSDCRRPIAAHSQAAFDELLEWIATFPDETPLILDSCCGVGQSTAHIAAMYPDAAVIGVDKSAVRLKRHHAYQVQQENYQLFRADLHDLWRLMVKQQLRLWRHFLLYPTPWPKPMHLQRRWYASNCFPALVELGGEFVLRSNWPLYLRECGVAFACYQIGSEMVQLESVQPMTPFEQKYQASGQSLWQLTANLNV is encoded by the coding sequence ATGGATTACGAAGTTAAACAGACAGGCAATTCTCGATGGGTTGTCTCAACTCAGCCGGATATTCATCCGAATTTAGTAAAAGTGGTTGAGCGGCACCGTCTGAGTGATTGCCGCCGACCGATAGCGGCTCATAGTCAGGCTGCATTTGATGAATTATTAGAGTGGATAGCGACGTTTCCCGATGAAACGCCATTGATTCTTGATTCGTGTTGTGGTGTTGGGCAAAGTACAGCGCATATTGCAGCTATGTATCCTGATGCAGCTGTGATTGGGGTCGATAAATCGGCAGTCCGGCTAAAACGTCATCATGCTTATCAGGTGCAGCAGGAGAATTATCAGTTATTTCGTGCAGATCTGCATGATTTATGGCGATTGATGGTGAAACAACAGCTTCGTCTGTGGCGGCATTTCCTGTTGTATCCAACGCCATGGCCTAAACCGATGCATCTGCAACGACGCTGGTATGCTTCAAACTGCTTCCCTGCGTTAGTTGAGCTGGGCGGTGAGTTTGTATTGCGAAGTAATTGGCCGCTTTATTTACGCGAATGTGGCGTTGCATTCGCATGCTATCAGATTGGCAGCGAAATGGTTCAATTGGAATCGGTTCAACCGATGACACCTTTTGAGCAAAAATATCAGGCAAGTGGTCAGTCTCTGTGGCAATTAACCGCTAACCTTAACGTATAA
- the msrP gene encoding Protein-methionine-sulfoxide reductase catalytic subunit MsrP, with protein sequence MLLKKKDRHTEADVTPEAIYKARRQFMKGSLILGASALLPIQSLAKPEEQEGQFQLDTPPWLKQQINHARASRLPIHEAVTPYSVVTSYNNFYEFGYNKSDPAKNSGDFKPFPWQVEIGGEVAKPGTYHLDDLLKGIQLEERIYRLRCVEAWSMVIPWIGFPLSRLLKRFEPTSRAKYVAFTSVYRPEQMPGQKSLFSTIQWPYVEGLRIDEAMHPLTLLAVGLYGKTLPNQNGAPFRLVVPWKYGFKSAKSIVKIELTEQQPPTTWSQIAPNEYGFYANVNPHVDHPRWSQKEERRLPSGLFHPHIIPTRMFNGYDEVAPLYKGMDLHKYF encoded by the coding sequence ATGTTGCTCAAAAAGAAAGATCGACATACCGAAGCCGATGTCACCCCTGAAGCAATTTATAAAGCTCGTCGGCAGTTTATGAAAGGGTCTCTGATCTTGGGGGCTTCAGCGTTACTACCGATACAAAGCCTGGCAAAACCAGAAGAACAGGAGGGGCAGTTTCAACTGGATACGCCACCGTGGCTTAAACAACAGATTAACCATGCCAGAGCTAGTCGGCTGCCGATACATGAGGCTGTGACGCCTTATTCAGTTGTTACCAGTTATAATAATTTCTATGAGTTTGGCTATAATAAAAGTGACCCGGCTAAAAATAGTGGCGATTTTAAGCCTTTCCCATGGCAGGTTGAGATTGGGGGAGAAGTGGCTAAACCCGGGACGTATCATCTTGATGATCTATTAAAAGGGATCCAGCTTGAAGAGCGAATCTATCGTTTACGATGCGTTGAAGCCTGGTCAATGGTTATTCCATGGATTGGGTTCCCTTTATCGAGGTTATTGAAGCGATTCGAGCCGACCAGCCGGGCTAAATATGTGGCATTCACATCTGTTTATCGCCCTGAGCAGATGCCAGGCCAAAAGAGCCTGTTCAGTACCATTCAATGGCCTTATGTGGAAGGGTTGCGAATCGATGAAGCGATGCATCCTTTAACACTATTGGCTGTCGGCCTTTATGGAAAGACATTACCTAATCAGAACGGTGCTCCGTTTCGGTTAGTTGTACCCTGGAAATATGGTTTTAAGAGTGCAAAATCGATCGTTAAAATTGAACTGACCGAACAGCAACCCCCAACGACCTGGAGTCAGATCGCTCCCAATGAGTATGGCTTCTATGCGAACGTTAATCCGCATGTGGATCATCCCCGTTGGAGCCAGAAAGAAGAACGGCGTTTGCCATCCGGGCTTTTTCATCCTCATATTATCCCCACGCGAATGTTTAACGGCTATGATGAAGTCGCACCGCTTTATAAAGGCATGGATCTACACAAATATTTTTAG
- the msrQ gene encoding Protein-methionine-sulfoxide reductase heme-binding subunit MsrQ has protein sequence MAISVTWRRVIIFLVSCVPLALLIWGIFQQNLGGDPAKYIVLNTGLWSLRFLLITLALTPLVRYFKWRWVMVHRRMLGLFALFYGVLHLFSYYQFILGGNLDMLASEIVRRPYILVGAPALLILIVLGITSTRGWMKRLGKRWQSLHQLVYLGLILAWIHLYWQVRSSYFEAVLYGIFGGLLLAARVPKWWSNWQRRKSKSKRACIR, from the coding sequence ATGGCAATTTCTGTGACATGGCGTCGGGTGATCATCTTTTTGGTCAGTTGTGTACCGCTCGCATTACTGATTTGGGGCATTTTTCAGCAGAATCTGGGCGGTGATCCGGCTAAATATATTGTTCTAAATACAGGTCTTTGGTCTCTGCGTTTTTTATTGATTACGTTAGCTCTCACCCCGTTGGTTAGATATTTTAAATGGCGTTGGGTGATGGTTCACCGACGAATGCTGGGATTATTTGCCTTGTTTTATGGGGTATTGCATCTGTTTTCGTACTACCAGTTTATTCTGGGGGGAAATCTGGACATGCTGGCTAGTGAAATAGTCCGTCGTCCTTATATTCTGGTTGGTGCACCGGCATTGCTGATTCTTATTGTACTGGGTATTACATCGACCAGGGGGTGGATGAAACGGCTTGGGAAAAGATGGCAATCATTACATCAGCTGGTTTATCTGGGCTTGATTCTGGCCTGGATTCATCTGTACTGGCAGGTCCGTTCCAGTTATTTTGAGGCAGTTTTGTATGGTATTTTTGGGGGATTGTTACTGGCTGCCCGTGTCCCAAAATGGTGGTCGAATTGGCAACGACGTAAAAGTAAATCAAAAAGAGCGTGTATAAGGTGA
- the panD gene encoding Aspartate 1-decarboxylase yields MQLTMLKSKLHRARVTLAELNYEGSCAIDLNFLDAVGIREYEAIDIYNVDNGERFSTYAIAAERGSKIISVNGAAARRAAVGDKLIICAFAGIADEQAKDHHPSIAYFDENNQITRTSNAIPVQTA; encoded by the coding sequence ATGCAATTAACCATGCTTAAAAGCAAACTTCATCGTGCTAGGGTAACCTTGGCCGAACTCAATTACGAAGGCTCCTGTGCAATCGATCTTAACTTTTTAGATGCTGTCGGTATCCGCGAGTACGAAGCTATCGATATATATAATGTCGATAACGGTGAACGCTTTTCAACTTATGCTATTGCCGCAGAACGTGGATCTAAGATTATCTCTGTCAACGGTGCTGCGGCCCGGCGTGCGGCAGTCGGTGATAAATTAATTATCTGTGCCTTTGCCGGAATTGCGGATGAACAAGCCAAGGATCATCATCCATCCATCGCTTATTTTGATGAAAATAATCAGATAACCCGGACCAGCAATGCGATTCCGGTCCAAACAGCCTGA
- the panC gene encoding Pantothenate synthetase: MQTLTQVAPVRAQIQNWKTQDQRIAFVPTMGNLHDGHLNLIHYAKQIADRVAVSIFVNPMQFDRKEDFSSYPRTLDQDQAKLVDASVDLLFAPQEETMYPNGVEQSTEVYVPGLSDVLEGALRPGHFRGVATVVTKLFNIIQPDVACFGEKDYQQLALIRQMTHDLMLPTQIISLPIVRHPDGLAMSSRNHFLTKAQRGKAPKLATTLRWMSEQLKNGIAADEVIRQATQQLDDIGFKTDSIDIVDATNLGPLQTNSKAAVILAAAYLGTPRLIDNLVVPLSS; encoded by the coding sequence ATGCAGACACTTACACAAGTTGCACCTGTTCGTGCACAAATTCAAAACTGGAAAACTCAGGACCAAAGGATTGCATTTGTCCCAACGATGGGCAATCTTCATGATGGCCACCTAAATCTGATTCACTATGCGAAGCAGATTGCCGATCGGGTTGCTGTATCGATCTTTGTAAACCCGATGCAGTTTGACAGAAAAGAAGATTTTTCCAGCTATCCCAGAACGCTGGATCAAGACCAGGCAAAATTAGTCGATGCAAGTGTCGATTTATTATTCGCACCACAAGAAGAAACAATGTACCCCAATGGGGTTGAACAATCGACAGAAGTATACGTCCCCGGGTTGAGTGATGTTTTAGAAGGGGCCCTGCGCCCCGGCCACTTCCGTGGAGTTGCAACGGTTGTCACCAAACTATTTAATATCATTCAGCCTGATGTAGCCTGTTTTGGTGAAAAAGATTACCAGCAACTGGCTTTGATTCGTCAGATGACACATGATTTGATGCTCCCGACTCAGATCATTTCATTGCCGATTGTTCGTCATCCTGATGGGCTGGCTATGAGTTCCCGCAATCATTTCTTAACCAAAGCCCAGAGGGGAAAAGCCCCCAAACTCGCAACAACACTCCGGTGGATGTCAGAACAACTCAAAAATGGAATAGCAGCTGATGAAGTCATTCGACAAGCAACGCAGCAGCTTGATGACATCGGTTTTAAAACTGATTCAATTGATATTGTCGATGCAACCAATCTTGGGCCACTACAGACTAACAGTAAAGCAGCTGTTATTTTAGCAGCAGCTTATTTAGGAACACCCCGGCTAATTGATAACTTAGTCGTCCCATTATCATCTTAA
- the panB gene encoding 3-methyl-2-oxobutanoate hydroxymethyltransferase, translating to MAQITTTTLLKMKQQRQKIATITAYDASFASLFDEQGMHGLLIGDSLGMVLQGHDTTLPVTLDDIAYHTESVARVTRHALILADMPFMTTTSIEQTLLNAATLMRAGAHMVKIEGGSWLVETIQTLVAHAVPVCVHMGLTPQSVHVFGGYKVQGRGKSVQHDFIEQAKAVEQAGAQILVLECVPASLAKAVSEALLIPVIGIGAGRDTDGQILVMHDMLGISQGHIPKFAKNFLAQSGDIRLAVRRYIDEVGQGQFPGQEHTFE from the coding sequence ATGGCTCAGATCACAACAACGACACTGCTAAAAATGAAGCAGCAACGTCAGAAAATTGCGACCATTACAGCTTATGATGCAAGCTTTGCTTCTCTTTTTGATGAGCAGGGAATGCATGGGCTACTCATTGGTGATTCGTTAGGGATGGTCCTTCAGGGACATGATACAACGCTCCCTGTCACTTTAGATGATATTGCCTATCATACCGAATCGGTAGCCCGGGTCACCCGTCATGCACTCATTTTAGCTGACATGCCATTTATGACGACCACCAGCATTGAACAAACATTACTCAATGCAGCCACGCTGATGCGTGCCGGTGCCCACATGGTGAAAATTGAAGGCGGAAGTTGGTTAGTCGAAACGATCCAGACTTTAGTTGCACACGCTGTTCCTGTCTGTGTCCATATGGGGCTCACGCCTCAGTCCGTTCATGTATTTGGTGGATATAAAGTTCAGGGAAGGGGAAAGTCAGTTCAACACGACTTTATTGAACAAGCCAAAGCGGTTGAACAGGCCGGAGCTCAAATACTCGTTTTAGAATGCGTACCTGCCTCTCTTGCCAAAGCCGTTAGTGAAGCACTACTGATCCCCGTCATCGGAATCGGGGCCGGCCGCGACACAGATGGTCAGATCCTGGTGATGCATGATATGCTGGGAATCAGTCAGGGGCACATTCCTAAATTTGCAAAAAATTTCTTAGCACAGAGCGGTGATATTCGTTTAGCTGTTCGCCGCTATATTGATGAAGTAGGACAGGGACAATTCCCTGGCCAAGAACATACATTCGAATAA
- the folK gene encoding 2-amino-4-hydroxy-6-hydroxymethyldihydropteridinepyrophosphokinase: MIRCYIGLGSNLANPRQQLHQAVLAFKQMTHCQLVAISSLYGSKPMGPQDQPDYMNAVLALDTTLTAESLLDATQQIELEQGRVRKKLRWGPRTLDLDLLLFGNQTIETSRLTVPHYGLEQREFVVLPLAEIAPQLILPNGHEIAGLAKTIQINQIKRLEPASEWTANSVTERL; encoded by the coding sequence ATGATTCGCTGTTATATTGGCCTGGGAAGTAATTTAGCAAATCCCAGGCAACAACTGCATCAGGCCGTATTAGCCTTCAAACAGATGACTCATTGTCAGCTGGTCGCCATTTCGAGTCTATATGGCAGTAAACCCATGGGACCGCAAGACCAGCCTGATTACATGAATGCAGTTCTGGCGCTGGATACAACCTTAACAGCAGAATCATTACTCGATGCAACACAGCAAATCGAACTCGAACAGGGTCGGGTTCGTAAAAAATTGCGTTGGGGTCCCAGAACTTTGGATCTGGACCTTTTATTATTTGGCAATCAAACAATTGAAACATCCAGACTGACGGTTCCGCATTATGGGCTGGAACAACGCGAATTTGTGGTTTTACCACTAGCCGAAATTGCCCCACAATTAATTCTCCCCAATGGGCATGAAATTGCTGGACTGGCTAAAACCATCCAGATCAATCAGATAAAACGGCTGGAACCAGCCAGTGAATGGACTGCTAACTCAGTAACAGAACGACTTTAA